Genomic segment of Candidatus Nanopelagicales bacterium:
CGACGGGGTTGGTGAGCAATCAACTCGGGGTTGCCATCCAGGGTGGTTGGATTATGGATCGGCTGGCCTTGGCCGCGATGGTGGACGCCGTCGGTGGGATCACCCTCGACCTGCCGCAGCCGGTCGTCAGGGTCAATCCGGACGGAACCAAGACGGTCTTGGCAAAGGCCGGCAACCGTCGAGTGTTTGGACCAGCTGCCGCGCAGTACGCCATAGCGCTTGGCCCAAAGGAGCCGCAGGCTGCTCGAATGGCTCGATTCGACGAGGTATGGGGCAAGGTGATCCGACAATTGCCCGGCAATGTTGACCGCGTCCGCAGCATTGTCGGCAGCCTCGGATCATCATCGCGAATTAGCGAGTCGCCGGATTACATCGCCAACGCTTTGCTCGAATACCAGACTGCCCTGGCTGAGCGGGCAACCACGACAACCTCACTGCCTGTTTCCGGCTCCGACAGTGGCCCGGCAGCCACCTTCACGCAGAACCCGCAGGCTGCATTTGCAGTGGTCAGCGACCTGTTCGGCCCGTCGTTGCCGGCGGTCGGTGAGAACGGTGCGTTGCCACGCATTCGGATGGTGAGCGAGGGGATCAGTAGCGGGAGCTTTGTTACGGCCAAAGAGGCTGTCGTGAACGCCGGAAACACCTTCGTCTGGGGTGGGCAACGTCCACGCTCAACAACGAGCCGGGTGTTCGTGGCAAGTCAGGCAGCCAAGGAGTCACTCGGTGTGCCCTTGGCAACAGCCCTCGGCCTGCCGAAGTCGGCGATCCAGGTCTCGCGCGAGCAGGTGGTGGGAGTGCAGGCGACCGTGTTGCTGGGGCTGGATGTGCTCGACGGCACCGCAACGCCGTCGACCTCGCCGGGAACAATGTCGGCAACGCCCAGGCCAGCGGTGTGACACCCTAGAAGCAGGTTCGGTCAGCCAGGTCCGAAGAAGTGCGTTAGACGCGATGAAGCGCTGAGATGACCTGACCGGGTGAAACCATCCAACGAGAGGGAGTATGTGACCGCTTCGCAACGAGCTCAGGAATTTGCGATCGCCGCAGCACAGGCCGCTGCCGACAAGCTTGCGACAGACATCGTCGCCATCGATGTCAGTTCGCACCTGGCGCTGTCCGATGTCTTTGTCGTCTGTTCGGCCAGTAACGAACGGCAGGTCAAGGCAATTGTCGACAACGTTGAGGACCGCTTGTTGGAGCTGGGCGAGAAGTTCCTCCACCGCGAGGGCGAGCGGGACGGTCACTGGGTGCTGCTGGACTACCCCGAGATCGTCGTCCATGTCCAACTCGAACAGACGCGTGCCTTCTACCGGCTCGAGAAGCTCTGGAACGACTGCCCCGCGTTGCCGTTGCCGGTGCTGGCCGGGGACCGATCCTGAACGGTCGCCGAGTCGTCCTGTGGCGGCACGGCCGGACCGCCTGGAACGCCGCTCGCAGATTCCAGGGTCACAGCGATGTTCCCCTCGATGAGGTTGGTCGCGCGCAAGCGGCAGCGGCCGCGCCGACGTTGGCCCTCATGGGACCGTCGATGATTATCAGCAGTGACCTGGAAAGGGCACGGCACACGGCCGTTACGTTGGGTCAACTCGTCGATTTGCCGGTTCGGATTGACCCGCGGCTCCGCGAAACCCACGCGGGCGCCTGGGAGGGCCTGGACCGGCCAGCTCTCGAGCGTGATTTCGGTGAGGAACTGGCCGCATGGGCCGCTGGGTCAAACTTGGCACCTGGTGGCGGTGAACGACGTAGCGAGGTCGCTACGCGGATGCTCTTGGCCATCGACGAGGCTCTTGCTGACGTTCCGGCGGGCGGGGCACTGGTCGTCGCTACTCACGGAGGTTCAGCGCGTGCGGCGATCGGCAGCATGCTCGGGCTGCCGACCGAGCACTGGGGAATCCTGGGTGTGCTGACCAATTGCGCGTGGTGCGTGTTGGCAGAGACAAACGGCGTCGCGAACTCCCTGGCAGATCTGCGGACCGGTCCGACCGAACGATTCCCCGATGTGCCCCCGACCCCCAAGTGGCGGCTGGTGGAGTACAACGCAAGAACGCTGCCGGAGGACCCAGTCAGCGACGACCGCTAGCGCTAGCTGGTGATATAGCTCATCAGGGACTTGCGTTCTTCTTCCAACTTCTCGATTCGGGCTTTGACGATGTCGCCGATGGAAACGATTCCGACCATGTCCTCGCCGTCCATCACCGGCAGGTGACGAACGCGCTTTTCGGTCATGACGACCATGACGTCCTCAACGGCGGTATCGGGTGTGCAGACCGCAATGACGTCGGTCATGATCTGCGAGACCGGAGCGTCCAGAATGACCGCGCCGCTTGCGTTCAGCGATCGCGCCACGTCGCGCTCCGAGACGATCCCGACGATGGTCGAATCAACTCCCGTCACGACGACCGCACCGATACCAAATTCGGCCAGGCTCGACAACAGCGACGAGACCGTGGATTCGGGAGCGACCGTCGCGACGAAGTCGCCCTTGTTTGCGATTACCGATGCAATCTTCATAGTGCCCCTCCCATGTGCGGCGCGTTCCTTGGTTGACCCATAGTTGCGTGGATCGCCACGGATGTCACCCCCGATGGCCGATTCGGCAGCAGATCAGCCGCGTAGCGTGCCTCAAATGGCCGATATGTCACGCTAGGGCGGTGCCGAACACAGTCAAGTTGGACGTGACGGACGGCAGACTCAACGAGTTGATGACTGCCATCATGAGCGTCGGTCGCGACCTGGAGCTCGCTACCCTGCTCGACCGGATCGTCGAGGCCGCGGTGTCACTCGTCGATTGCCGCTACGGGGCCCTCGGGGTGCTCGCAGATACCGATGGAACAGATCAACTCGTGGCATTTCACACGGTCGGAATGACCGAGCACGAGCGCCAACAAGTTGGCGACCTGCCGCGCGGTTACGGGATACTCGGTCTGCTTACCCAAGATCCCCGGCCACTTCGCCTTGGCGACCTGTCGTCGCATCCCGCGTCAGTGGGGTTCCCCCCGCACCACCCACCGATGACCTCCTTTCTGGGAGTGCCGGTTACCACAGATGGTCAGGTGTACGGGAACCTCTACTTGACGGAGAAGAATCACGGCGAGTCGTTCAACGATGCGGATGAGGCGCTCCTCGTCATGCTCGCCGCAGCCGCTGGGATAGCCATCGGAAATGCCCGCCTCTACCAAGAGGCACGACGGACGGCGCAGTGGCAGCGCGCATCAGCGGAGATCACCCGACAACTTCTGGCCGGTACTGAACCGGGGGAGGTACTGGAACTCGTGGCCGAACATGCGCGCCAAATCGCGCAGGCGGACGTTGCTGCGATCGGATTCGAAGACCAGGCCGGCAACTTTGTCGTCGAGGTCGCCAGCGGCACCGGCTCCAAGGCCCTGCTGGCGACTCCGCTGCCACTGCCCGATCCTTGCCTGTCCGTGCCGCTGACTGGCACCGGTCGCCAGGCGGGCGTGCTCTCCGTGGCCAACAGAAAGGGTGGTTCCAACTTCGGGCGAGAGACGGTCGGGCAGTTGCTATCTTTCGCCGCGCAAGCTGAGTTGGCGATGGAACTCGCGCAGGCGCGACTCGGCAGCGAGCGGGTGTTGGTCTTCGAGGACCGCGATCGAATCGCGCGGGATCTGCACGACTCGGTGATCCAGCGGTTGTTCGCCGCAGGCATGCAGCTCGAGGGAACCGCCCGGACCATCGCCGATGGCGCAACGCAGAACCGGATCCGCCAGGTCAGCGATGATCTTGACGC
This window contains:
- a CDS encoding GAF domain-containing protein, whose protein sequence is MPNTVKLDVTDGRLNELMTAIMSVGRDLELATLLDRIVEAAVSLVDCRYGALGVLADTDGTDQLVAFHTVGMTEHERQQVGDLPRGYGILGLLTQDPRPLRLGDLSSHPASVGFPPHHPPMTSFLGVPVTTDGQVYGNLYLTEKNHGESFNDADEALLVMLAAAAGIAIGNARLYQEARRTAQWQRASAEITRQLLAGTEPGEVLELVAEHARQIAQADVAAIGFEDQAGNFVVEVASGTGSKALLATPLPLPDPCLSVPLTGTGRQAGVLSVANRKGGSNFGRETVGQLLSFAAQAELAMELAQARLGSERVLVFEDRDRIARDLHDSVIQRLFAAGMQLEGTARTIADGATQNRIRQVSDDLDATISDIRSTIYSLQTVERDQPRGLHDRIIGLAEQLSSILGSMPIVDIRGPLDDAVPDAVGDDLIVVVREALSNIARHAHASNVEVTVDVTDFELTLSIRDDGRGFAAGDVDLRRSGLANLANRAVGHGGTFLVRSDEGSPLVRGDDQSLDTDWATELTWSVPIVGA
- the rsfS gene encoding ribosome silencing factor; translation: MTASQRAQEFAIAAAQAAADKLATDIVAIDVSSHLALSDVFVVCSASNERQVKAIVDNVEDRLLELGEKFLHREGERDGHWVLLDYPEIVVHVQLEQTRAFYRLEKLWNDCPALPLPVLAGDRS
- a CDS encoding CBS domain-containing protein, which codes for MKIASVIANKGDFVATVAPESTVSSLLSSLAEFGIGAVVVTGVDSTIVGIVSERDVARSLNASGAVILDAPVSQIMTDVIAVCTPDTAVEDVMVVMTEKRVRHLPVMDGEDMVGIVSIGDIVKARIEKLEEERKSLMSYITS
- a CDS encoding histidine phosphatase family protein codes for the protein MLNGRRVVLWRHGRTAWNAARRFQGHSDVPLDEVGRAQAAAAAPTLALMGPSMIISSDLERARHTAVTLGQLVDLPVRIDPRLRETHAGAWEGLDRPALERDFGEELAAWAAGSNLAPGGGERRSEVATRMLLAIDEALADVPAGGALVVATHGGSARAAIGSMLGLPTEHWGILGVLTNCAWCVLAETNGVANSLADLRTGPTERFPDVPPTPKWRLVEYNARTLPEDPVSDDR